Proteins from one Desulfocurvus vexinensis DSM 17965 genomic window:
- a CDS encoding heavy-metal-associated domain-containing protein yields MITLEVQGMSCQHCVASVTEALRKVPGVTGVSVSLETASATVQGNPDPEALKRAVAAVGFTPGKAE; encoded by the coding sequence ATGATCACACTGGAAGTGCAAGGCATGTCCTGCCAGCATTGCGTGGCCAGCGTCACCGAGGCGCTGCGCAAGGTGCCCGGGGTGACCGGGGTCAGCGTGAGCCTGGAGACGGCCAGCGCCACCGTGCAGGGCAACCCGGACCCCGAGGCCCTGAAGCGGGCCGTTGCCGCCGTGGGCTTCACGCCCGGCAAGGCCGAATAG
- the hisA gene encoding 1-(5-phosphoribosyl)-5-[(5-phosphoribosylamino)methylideneamino]imidazole-4-carboxamide isomerase, whose amino-acid sequence MIVFPAVDIKDGKCVRLRQGLADQVTVFGDDPAAMARHWAAQGARYLHVVDLDGAFSGQPRNFELIREICAALDIPVQLGGGIRDLDTARAYVRAGVERLIIGTMALEDPALFGELCAALPGRVGVSLDAVDGRLKTKGWVQDAGLDVFDVLPRLREQGAAFIIYTDISRDGMQTGVNTAALERLCRAAGLPVIAAGGVHTLDDIKALHPLAAKGLEGAITGRAIYTGTLDLAEAQAWIAAQGGTS is encoded by the coding sequence GTGATTGTTTTTCCCGCCGTGGACATCAAGGACGGCAAGTGCGTGCGCCTGCGCCAGGGGCTGGCCGACCAGGTCACCGTGTTCGGCGACGACCCCGCGGCCATGGCCCGCCACTGGGCGGCCCAGGGCGCGCGCTACCTGCATGTGGTGGACCTGGACGGCGCCTTCTCGGGCCAGCCGCGCAATTTCGAGCTGATCCGCGAGATCTGCGCCGCGCTGGACATCCCCGTGCAGCTGGGCGGGGGCATCCGCGACCTGGACACCGCCCGGGCCTACGTCCGCGCCGGGGTCGAGCGGTTGATCATCGGCACCATGGCCCTGGAGGATCCCGCGCTGTTCGGCGAGCTGTGCGCGGCCCTGCCCGGGCGGGTGGGCGTGTCGCTGGATGCGGTGGACGGCCGGCTGAAGACCAAGGGTTGGGTGCAGGACGCCGGGCTGGACGTGTTCGACGTGTTGCCCCGCCTGCGCGAGCAGGGCGCCGCGTTCATCATCTACACCGACATCAGCCGCGACGGGATGCAGACCGGGGTCAACACCGCCGCCCTGGAGCGGCTGTGCCGGGCGGCGGGCCTGCCCGTCATCGCCGCCGGGGGCGTGCATACCCTGGACGACATCAAGGCCCTGCATCCCCTCGCGGCCAAGGGCCTGGAAGGGGCCATCACGGGCCGGGCCATCTACACCGGAACCCTCGATCTGGCCGAAGCCCAGGCCTGGATCGCAGCCCAGGGAGGAACGTCATGA
- the tatB gene encoding Sec-independent protein translocase protein TatB, whose amino-acid sequence MFGSIGSMEILLIVVVALLVVGPKKLPQVARTLGKTFGEFKRVTSDVQRTISTEVDRAERQERVAKAKSELLLDDAAPKVAPAKAEATADTPKEPAKGA is encoded by the coding sequence ATGTTCGGTTCCATCGGTTCCATGGAAATCCTGCTCATCGTCGTGGTGGCGCTGCTGGTGGTCGGCCCCAAGAAGCTGCCCCAGGTGGCGCGCACCCTGGGCAAGACCTTCGGCGAGTTCAAGCGCGTGACCAGCGACGTGCAGCGGACCATCAGCACCGAGGTGGACCGCGCCGAGCGCCAGGAGCGCGTGGCCAAGGCCAAGAGCGAGCTGCTGCTCGACGACGCCGCGCCCAAGGTCGCCCCCGCCAAGGCCGAGGCCACTGCCGACACCCCCAAAGAGCCCGCCAAGGGCGCCTGA
- the hisB gene encoding imidazoleglycerol-phosphate dehydratase HisB translates to MSTRTARYERATKETRIEVALDLDGTGKAEVATGVGFADHMLTLFAFWARVDLTLTCQGDLEIDAHHSLEDVGLCLGQALADALGDKRGIARIGLARVPMDEALTEVVIDISGRPYLVYEDGPVPALIAGQEKDVWREFFKSVAQRAGLNLHINFLYGRNGHHLLESAFKGFGLALGQAAARTRDGVPSTKGSLD, encoded by the coding sequence ATGAGCACCCGCACCGCCCGCTACGAGCGGGCCACCAAGGAAACCCGCATCGAGGTCGCCCTGGACCTGGACGGCACCGGCAAGGCCGAGGTCGCCACGGGGGTCGGGTTCGCCGACCACATGCTGACCCTGTTCGCCTTCTGGGCCCGGGTGGACCTGACCCTGACCTGCCAGGGCGACCTGGAGATCGACGCCCACCACAGCCTGGAGGACGTGGGCCTGTGCCTGGGCCAGGCCCTGGCCGACGCCCTGGGCGACAAGCGCGGCATCGCGCGCATCGGGCTGGCCCGCGTGCCCATGGACGAGGCCCTGACCGAGGTGGTCATCGACATCTCCGGCAGGCCGTACCTGGTCTACGAGGACGGCCCCGTCCCCGCCCTGATCGCCGGGCAGGAGAAGGACGTGTGGCGCGAGTTCTTCAAGTCCGTGGCCCAGCGCGCGGGCCTGAACCTGCACATCAATTTCCTGTATGGCCGCAACGGCCACCACCTGCTCGAATCGGCCTTCAAGGGCTTTGGCCTGGCCCTGGGGCAGGCGGCGGCCCGAACCCGCGACGGGGTGCCCAGCACCAAAGGGAGCCTGGACTGA
- the tatC gene encoding twin-arginine translocase subunit TatC, which translates to MTEDRKPEELEEAAVETDAPVAQAGPDADPAEAEASASGAEASGESDASGAEADPAEAEASASGAEAAGNEAFASGDEAGADAEAGAPAPGAPDAEAADAADAAAAPGEEPELQEMGLLGHLEELRVRLTRVAIAVVVGACASYAFAEYLYRFIVDPLMPFVSGGHLIYTSPAEGFITYIKLAAVAGVFLTSPYSFYQMWAFIAPGLYKEEKRYIAPLAFVSAVLFVGGALFSYYKVTPLAYAFFASFDNEFMVMLPSVKESLSMGLKLLFAFGIAFELPLVIFFLARLGVVSSAGLRRNRKYAILGAFIVGALLTPPDPASQSLMAIPLIILYEIGIWLAHYFGKKPAPAEDEEAAA; encoded by the coding sequence ATGACCGAGGATCGCAAGCCCGAAGAGCTGGAAGAGGCCGCTGTCGAGACGGACGCGCCCGTGGCCCAGGCCGGGCCGGACGCCGACCCCGCCGAGGCCGAAGCCTCCGCCTCCGGCGCCGAGGCCAGCGGAGAATCCGACGCCTCCGGCGCCGAGGCCGATCCCGCCGAGGCCGAAGCCTCCGCTTCTGGCGCCGAGGCTGCCGGGAACGAGGCCTTCGCCTCCGGCGATGAGGCCGGGGCCGACGCCGAGGCCGGGGCTCCCGCCCCCGGCGCCCCCGACGCCGAGGCCGCCGACGCCGCCGACGCTGCCGCCGCGCCCGGGGAGGAGCCCGAGCTTCAGGAAATGGGCCTGCTCGGGCACCTGGAGGAACTGCGCGTGCGCCTGACCCGGGTGGCCATCGCCGTGGTGGTCGGGGCCTGTGCGTCCTACGCCTTCGCCGAGTACCTCTACCGCTTCATCGTCGATCCGCTGATGCCCTTCGTCTCCGGCGGGCATCTGATCTATACCAGCCCTGCCGAGGGATTCATTACCTACATCAAGCTGGCCGCCGTGGCTGGGGTGTTCCTCACCAGCCCGTATTCCTTCTATCAGATGTGGGCCTTCATCGCCCCGGGGCTGTACAAGGAGGAAAAACGCTACATCGCACCCCTGGCGTTCGTTTCCGCCGTGCTGTTTGTCGGCGGGGCGCTGTTCAGCTACTACAAGGTTACGCCTCTGGCCTACGCCTTCTTCGCCAGCTTCGACAACGAGTTCATGGTCATGCTGCCCTCGGTGAAGGAATCGCTGTCCATGGGCCTCAAGCTGCTGTTCGCCTTCGGCATCGCCTTCGAGCTGCCGCTGGTCATCTTCTTCCTGGCGCGCCTGGGGGTGGTCTCCTCCGCCGGGCTGCGCCGCAACCGCAAGTACGCCATCCTGGGCGCGTTCATCGTCGGCGCGCTGCTCACGCCGCCCGACCCGGCCTCGCAGTCGCTCATGGCCATCCCGCTGATCATCCTGTACGAGATCGGCATCTGGCTGGCGCACTACTTCGGCAAGAAGCCCGCTCCCGCCGAGGACGAGGAAGCCGCCGCCTGA